The DNA window CGAAAATCCATCGACAATCGCTTCGATCCTGTTACATGGGTGATTTGTCAGTAAAAGCGATTCGAAACAGTCAGATCCGTTCGTCAGACGGAAGTGCAGGCAGATAATTCATGATGGCTCAAGCTACACTCAATGAAAAACTGGAGAAGAGCTCAACCAGTGGTGAGGACCCAATTCAACCTGCGGCTGCTTCACCGGCTCCTGTAGATTTTTCGGCCATGCTGGCGACTCTAAAGCGGAGCAGGAAGACTATCTCAGGCATTGCTGGAGTGATCTTCCTTGCAACAACAGTCGCTGCATTTCTAATGCCGACCGAGTACTCTTCCGTTGCCTCGTTTGTTCCTCCCACAAGTAGTGCAAGCTCGGCTATGGCCGCATTGGCGAGTCAAGTCTCTTCCGCAGGAGGTGCTGCGGGAATGTTAAGCGGGTCGAAGGGACCTGGCGATCTTTATGCCGGCATTCTTCGCAGCCGCTCCATCGCCGACAAACTGATCACCCGCTTTGACCTCAAGAAGGTGTATCGGGTAAAGCATGACAGTGATGCGGTGAAACGTTTGGCTTCTAATACAACAATTACTGTTGGCCCAAAAGACACAATCATTGCGCTTACTGTGCAGGATCGGAGCCCGGAGCGGGCGAGAGACCTGGCAAATGCGTACCTGGATGCATTACGAGATGCAAACGGTCGCCTTGCACTTACCGAGTCGTCTCAGCGACGCCTTTTCTTTGATCAACAGCTTGCTCAAGAGAAGAACGCATTGGAAGATGCGGAAGTCGAGCTAAAGAAGATCGAAGAGGAATCCGGTCTTATCGCTCCCACGGGGCAAACTGCGCTACAAATTCAAACCATCGAAAAGATTCGAGCCGAAATCTCTGCCCGTCGAATTGAGCTTGCCAGCATGCGCCAGTCATCCACAGACCAGAATCCTGCAGTGGTGCGATTGAGCAGCATGATTTCCGAGTTGGAACGTCAACTCGCAAATCTTCAGCATGGTAGTAAAGGCGGTGATTCCGGCGCTATCCCTGTGTCAAAGACCCCTGAATTGCAACTGATGTATGTTCGCCGCGCGCGAGAAGTGAAATATCACGAGGCACTGTTCGAACTGATTGGTAAGCAGGATGAGATGGCACATATGGATGAAGCACGCGACGCACCGATGCTTCAAGTCTTGGACTCTGCGTCTTATCCTGATGTGAAATCCTGGCCGCCCCGAGCCTTGTTTATGATGGGGGGCCTCTTTGTGGGGCTTCTGAGCGGTTGCCTTTTCGTGCTGGGACGCGAGTACGTACAGAAATCTTGAGTTTCAAATCCAGTGCTATGGGCCAGATTGTGATGGTCTTAGGGACGAAACGCTTTCTGCAGGCATAGGTGTCTTATGGCGATTTATCTATTTGCAATTTCCATCGTCTTCACCATGTTTGTTGCGCGACGCAAGAAAATTCGCGTATTGTCCCCGTACGGAATTTTCATTGTGTTTCAGGTCCTGTACAACCTGATGCCCTGGGTTGTCGCATCCAGCGGCGTTACTTCAACACTGCTTTCGCTTTTGTCTGAAACGCGGTTCATCGACATACAGCTTGTGCTGTCAGCAATCGCCAACATGTGTTTTGGTCTTGTTTATCTGTTCTTCTATCGCCCTGTCCCCTTCAGCGAGCCGCCTAGAACAATCTCGCCCAATGCACGGAAGAACTATCTACTGTGTGCCTTTCCACTTTTTCTTGTATTGTGTTTACTTTGTCATCAGTATGGTTGGCATCAGCTAACACACGCCGGTATTGAAACGGGAGAGGCAATTGAATCCTTAGGCGGTATGTTTACGGTGACCGCCTATTTCAAGTTTTTCTTCGTATCGGTCTACCTGTATTATCTCTACCGATTTGGCCTGGATAAAGGCGCCTGGATACTTTTGTCTGAACATGTCCTAGTGCTCATCATTGACGGTGCCCGGGCTACATTTGTCCCAGTGTTCCTAGTAACACTGTTCATCCTTATCGATAAGATATCCAACCCGAGAAAACTTAAGGCGATCTACATACTGGCGCTTGGTGGGTTCTTGCTCTCGATGCTCACGAGAGCCCTGGTTTTTGAAAATAGTAGCTTATTGCAGGGAGTCGTCGTGCCTGTAACAGTGGAAGGCACGATGGGTGACTATTCAAGCCTCCAGTCGATTCAAGGAATGGAGCAGCTACCTAACCCCCATTACACGTTAGGTGCAAATTACCTTCTGGATCCTATTTTTTGGCTTGTACCCAGGGCAATTGGGCGCGAAGGGCTGCTTTTTTTTGATCGGTGGACCGCCGGGTTAGCGCCTATTCTGAGCGATCGCTTTGCTCCCATGGGCGGGTTTTATTATGTTTCGGAGGCTGTCGCGGCCTTTTCCTACGTGGGCCCACCCATTGTTACTCTTCTTTTTGCCTTCTCCCTCATCTGGGTGGATCAGCATAAAAATATGTACCGTATCCTCTATTTTGCATGGATGCCTACGATTGGCCTGATGTTTGTTAAGGTGCCTTTTGCGAATGGATTCAAGTTATTTCTTGTCCAGTTTCTTGGCATGTGCCTTCTGAAAGCGATGGGAAGATACAAGATTGTCCTTCCGCGGAAACCGATGACCAGCATTGCATCGCCGCGACGAGAAGTCCTGCCGTAAGCAGGGCTTTATCTTTTAATCGCA is part of the Terriglobus sp. RCC_193 genome and encodes:
- a CDS encoding GumC family protein: MMAQATLNEKLEKSSTSGEDPIQPAAASPAPVDFSAMLATLKRSRKTISGIAGVIFLATTVAAFLMPTEYSSVASFVPPTSSASSAMAALASQVSSAGGAAGMLSGSKGPGDLYAGILRSRSIADKLITRFDLKKVYRVKHDSDAVKRLASNTTITVGPKDTIIALTVQDRSPERARDLANAYLDALRDANGRLALTESSQRRLFFDQQLAQEKNALEDAEVELKKIEEESGLIAPTGQTALQIQTIEKIRAEISARRIELASMRQSSTDQNPAVVRLSSMISELERQLANLQHGSKGGDSGAIPVSKTPELQLMYVRRAREVKYHEALFELIGKQDEMAHMDEARDAPMLQVLDSASYPDVKSWPPRALFMMGGLFVGLLSGCLFVLGREYVQKS